The Deltaproteobacteria bacterium genome contains a region encoding:
- a CDS encoding 4Fe-4S dicluster domain-containing protein — protein MESLNLKLLEVCSRCGACYHICPSCINLPDYDPRAVIKDILAGKYEKWLNHKSIWQCLECHHCLEICFQHYGFENAMAAMRTVASKKGITPPQVKRGWDMFIKTGRLGEPMASARKKLNLPEAAKSGAEDFKKMVKIYQEEKTAGSKE, from the coding sequence TTGGAATCGCTCAATCTTAAATTATTGGAGGTGTGCTCAAGATGCGGCGCATGTTATCATATATGCCCGTCGTGCATTAATCTGCCCGATTACGACCCAAGGGCTGTTATAAAAGATATACTGGCCGGCAAGTATGAAAAATGGCTGAATCACAAATCCATCTGGCAATGTCTTGAATGCCACCACTGCCTTGAGATATGTTTTCAGCACTACGGTTTTGAAAATGCAATGGCCGCTATGAGAACAGTTGCGTCAAAGAAAGGCATTACACCGCCTCAGGTAAAGAGAGGGTGGGACATGTTTATAAAAACGGGCAGACTCGGCGAGCCAATGGCATCGGCAAGAAAGAAGCTGAATCTGCCGGAGGCCGCAAAGAGCGGGGCAGAGGATTTTAAGAAGATGGTGAAAATATACCAGGAGGAAAAAACAGCAGGCAGTAAGGAGTAG
- a CDS encoding glutamine amidotransferase family protein has product MSYDFQKDISGCGLVGIINKDGKRIDGSYIKKSLCLMNDRGNGLGAGYAAYGIYPKYKDLYAFHIMYDEPSAKTIAEEYLKINYHIEKKEEMPTAPVEGITIHPILWRYFVKPLAQKAEREMADLSDDDFVVRTVMKINSEIEGAYIFSSGKNMGAFKGVGMPSAIARFFRLEEYEGYIWTGHTRFPTNTPGWWGGAHPFTLLDWSIVHNGEISSYGINKRYLEMYGYKLTLLTDTEVVAYLFDLLVRRHGLDIPTACTALAAPFWKNIDDMDGDKRDAITAIRMVYGSALMNGPFSILFGHSKGLVGLNDRIKLRPLVAAIKGKTVYMASEESSIREICPSPDKVWAPRAGEPVIAELEA; this is encoded by the coding sequence ATGAGCTACGATTTTCAGAAAGACATATCAGGCTGCGGCCTTGTCGGCATTATAAATAAGGACGGCAAGAGGATTGACGGCAGTTACATAAAAAAATCGCTCTGCCTTATGAACGACAGGGGAAACGGGCTTGGCGCAGGATATGCGGCATACGGCATATATCCAAAATATAAAGACCTGTATGCGTTTCATATAATGTATGACGAGCCGTCGGCAAAGACCATTGCCGAGGAGTATCTTAAAATCAACTATCACATTGAGAAAAAGGAAGAGATGCCGACCGCGCCTGTGGAAGGGATTACAATACACCCCATCCTGTGGAGGTATTTTGTAAAACCTCTCGCTCAAAAGGCAGAGAGGGAGATGGCAGACCTTTCCGACGACGATTTTGTTGTGCGGACCGTAATGAAGATAAACTCCGAGATAGAAGGCGCATATATATTCTCGAGCGGCAAAAACATGGGGGCGTTCAAGGGTGTTGGCATGCCTTCGGCCATTGCCAGATTTTTCAGGCTTGAAGAGTATGAAGGTTATATATGGACAGGCCACACGAGATTCCCTACAAACACGCCTGGCTGGTGGGGCGGCGCTCATCCGTTTACGCTCCTTGACTGGTCAATCGTGCACAACGGTGAAATATCGTCATACGGCATAAACAAAAGATACCTTGAGATGTACGGGTATAAGCTGACCCTTTTGACTGATACAGAGGTTGTTGCATATCTCTTTGATTTGCTTGTAAGGAGGCACGGCCTGGATATACCTACTGCATGCACTGCCCTTGCAGCGCCTTTCTGGAAAAATATTGACGATATGGATGGAGATAAAAGAGATGCAATAACTGCGATTAGAATGGTATACGGCAGCGCCTTGATGAACGGCCCATTTTCTATCTTATTCGGACACAGCAAAGGTCTCGTCGGATTAAATGACAGGATTAAATTAAGGCCCCTTGTCGCGGCAATAAAAGGAAAGACTGTTTATATGGCGAGTGAGGAATCTTCAATAAGGGAAATTTGTCCAAGCCCTGATAAGGTCTGGGCGCCGCGGGCAGGGGAGCCTGTGATTGCGGAATTGGAGGCGTAA
- a CDS encoding glutamate synthase-related protein, whose translation MFKSLAVPEFLAKIDKVKCIRCKRCIQNCGWGVYSWGGDNVLIDTFKCVKCLRCYHYCPEEAITIEDNPVRYRNNANWGFYNIRNIKKQAETGGVLLTGMGSDMPYPVLFDSLLIDACQVTNPSIDPLREPMELRTYLGKKPARLEFEKGPDGKSKLKTKMPPQIKLDLPFIFAPMSYGSISLNAQKTLAIAAKELGIVMNTGEGGLHEEIYPYRSNIIVQVASGRFGVNPDYLNAGVAVEIKIGQGAKPGIGGHLPGEKIPLDIAKTRMIPVGTDALSPAPQHDIYSIEDLKQLIYAIKEATNYTKPVSVKIAAVHNVAAIASGIVRAGADIVYIDGFRGGTGAAPSTIRDHLGIPIEYAIAAVDERLRQEGIRNEASIIAAGGIRSSADAAKAIALGADAVALGTSALVTMGCTVCGKCYTGNCSWGITTQRPELTVRLNPEIFAERLINLIHAWTHELKEILGALGINAVESLRGSRERLRGVGMDAQTLDILGIKPAGR comes from the coding sequence ATGTTTAAGAGTCTTGCAGTGCCGGAATTTCTGGCTAAAATAGATAAAGTAAAATGCATAAGGTGCAAAAGGTGCATCCAGAACTGCGGCTGGGGCGTGTATTCATGGGGCGGGGATAATGTCCTTATTGATACATTCAAATGCGTAAAATGTCTGCGGTGCTATCACTATTGCCCTGAAGAGGCGATTACAATAGAAGACAACCCTGTCCGATACAGAAACAATGCAAACTGGGGTTTTTACAATATAAGAAATATCAAAAAGCAGGCAGAGACAGGCGGCGTCCTGCTGACAGGCATGGGGAGCGATATGCCATATCCTGTGCTCTTTGACAGTCTCCTGATAGACGCATGTCAGGTTACAAATCCGTCCATTGACCCGCTGAGAGAGCCGATGGAGCTAAGGACATACCTCGGCAAAAAGCCTGCAAGGCTTGAATTTGAAAAAGGCCCTGACGGCAAATCAAAACTCAAGACAAAGATGCCTCCGCAGATAAAGCTGGATTTGCCGTTCATATTTGCGCCTATGTCATACGGCTCAATAAGCTTGAATGCGCAAAAGACCCTTGCCATAGCCGCAAAAGAACTTGGCATTGTAATGAATACCGGAGAGGGTGGGCTGCATGAGGAGATTTACCCCTATCGCAGCAATATAATAGTTCAGGTGGCATCAGGCAGATTCGGCGTAAATCCCGATTACTTAAATGCCGGGGTCGCTGTTGAAATAAAGATCGGCCAGGGCGCAAAGCCTGGAATAGGCGGACACCTCCCCGGAGAAAAGATACCCCTTGATATTGCTAAAACGAGAATGATACCTGTCGGCACAGATGCGCTTTCGCCGGCCCCGCAGCATGACATCTATTCCATAGAGGATTTAAAACAGCTCATATACGCTATAAAAGAGGCGACAAATTACACAAAGCCTGTTTCAGTAAAGATTGCGGCTGTGCACAATGTTGCCGCGATTGCGTCAGGCATTGTGAGGGCAGGCGCGGATATTGTTTATATAGACGGGTTCAGGGGCGGCACAGGCGCGGCGCCTTCTACTATAAGAGACCATCTCGGCATTCCGATAGAATATGCTATTGCCGCTGTTGATGAAAGGTTAAGGCAGGAAGGCATAAGGAACGAGGCCTCTATCATAGCCGCGGGCGGCATACGGAGCAGCGCGGATGCTGCCAAGGCGATTGCGCTTGGCGCTGATGCTGTTGCGCTGGGCACTTCCGCGCTTGTAACTATGGGCTGCACTGTCTGCGGCAAGTGCTATACAGGCAACTGCTCATGGGGTATAACAACACAGAGGCCTGAGCTTACAGTAAGGCTTAACCCTGAAATATTTGCAGAACGGCTTATAAATCTAATCCACGCATGGACACATGAACTGAAGGAGATACTCGGCGCGCTTGGCATAAATGCGGTAGAGAGCCTGAGGGGCAGCAGGGAAAGACTGCGCGGCGTCGGCATGGATGCACAGACGTTGGATATACTTGGTATAAAACCGGCGGGAAGGTAA